Proteins encoded together in one Microcebus murinus isolate Inina chromosome 16, M.murinus_Inina_mat1.0, whole genome shotgun sequence window:
- the CHST8 gene encoding carbohydrate sulfotransferase 8, translating into MRLACMFSSVLLFGAAGLLLFISLQDPTELAPPQLPGIKFSIRPEQPHNALPPQGSSQDGDSMAPTEKGTRDSSSRDPGGLHLQVPGQHQPLPESGARMRLRQRRRRLLIKRTTGAAAAATNGSGGTAVQPGPGTPDGRRAGLQQSQRERKRLMQEACAKYRASSSRRAVTPRHVSRIFVEDRHRVLYCEVPKAGCSNWKRVLMVLAGLASSAADIQHNTVHYGGALRRLDTFDRQGILHRLGTYTKMLFVREPFERLVSAFRDKFEHPNSYYHPVFGKAILARYRANASREALRTGAGVRFPEFVQYLLDVHRPVGMDIHWDHVSRLCSPCLIDYDFVGKFESMEDDANFFLSLIRAPRNLTFPRFKDRHSQEARTTAGITHRYFAQLSALQRQRAYDFYYMDYLMFNYSKPFADLY; encoded by the exons GAATAAAGTTCAGCATCCGGCCGGAGCAGCCCCACAAC gccctgcccccacaAGGCAGTTCTCAGGATGGTGACTCGATGGCACCCACAGAGAAGGGCACCCGAGACTCGTCCAGCCGGGACCCGGGGGGCCTCCACCTGCAGGTGCCCGGGCAGCACCAGCCCCTGCCGGAGAGCGGCGCCCGGATGCGGCTCCGGCAGCGCCGCCGCCGGCTGCTCATCAAGAGGACGACAGGTGCGGCGGCCGCCGCGACCAACGGCTCGGGCGGGACCGCGGTGCAGCCGGGCCCGGGGACCCCGGACGGCCGCCGGGCAGGGCTGCAGCAGAGCCAGCGGGAGCGCAAGCGGCTCATGCAGGAGGCGTGCGCCAAGTACCGGGCGAGCAGCAGCCGGCGCGCCGTCACGCCCCGCCACGTGTCCCGCATCTTCGTGGAGGACCGCCACCGCGTGCTGTACTGCGAGGTGCCCAAGGCGGGCTGCTCCAACTGGAAGCGCGTGCTCATGGTGCTGGCGGGGCTGGCCTCGTCCGCCGCCGACATCCAGCACAACACGGTGCACTACGGCGGCGCGCTGCGGCGCCTGGACACCTTCGACCGCCAGGGCATCCTGCACCGCCTGGGCACCTACACCAAGATGCTCTTCGTGCGCGAGCCCTTCGAGAGGCTGGTCTCCGCCTTCCGCGACAAGTTCGAGCACCCCAACAGCTACTACCACCCTGTGTTCGGCAAGGCCATCCTGGCGCGGTACCGGGCCAACGCGTCGCGCGAGGCGCTGCGCACGGGCGCCGGCGTGCGCTTCCCCGAGTTCGTGCAGTACCTGCTGGACGTGCACCGGCCGGTGGGCATGGACATCCACTGGGACCACGTCAGCCGCCTCTGCAGCCCCTGCCTCATCGACTACGACTTCGTGGGCAAGTTCGAGAGCATGGAGGACGACGCCAACTTCTTCCTGAGCCTGATCCGCGCGCCGCGGAACCTGACCTTCCCCCGCTTCAAGGACCGGCACTCGCAGGAGGCGCGGACCACGGCCGGGATCACGCACCGGTACTTCGCGCAGCTCTCCGCCCTGCAGCGGCAGCGCGCCTACGACTTCTACTACATGGACTACCTGATGTTCAACTACTCCAAGCCCTTCGCCGACCTGTACTGA